CTGATTGCCGCCATCCACGCCAATACCTTCGACGCCCTGTCGATGTTCAACAATTTCCTTATTGTGCCGTTGATTTACCTCGGCGGCGTCTTTTATCCCGTCTCCATCCTGCCGCCGTTCTGGGAACATCTGTCACGTTTCAATCCTATGTTGTATCTTATCGATGGCTTCCGGCAGACCATTCTCGGGGTGGGCGACGTGCCTCTGATGGTGTCTTTTTCCGCGACTTTCGCCATGGCCTTTGTTCTGTTCTGCTGGGCGGCTTTGCTTATCGGGCGAGGCTACAAGTTGCGGTTGTAAAGGTGATTTGCAGGTTCGGGTATGATTCTCGGTTTCCAGAACGTTGACGTCTCGTTGTATAGGATTGAATAATTTCTATGTTCATGTTGCGTACACCCTAAATAATCCTGGCAAATTATTCTCTTCTGGAGATAAGCATAGATAGTCATACAGCGGTCGGGGCGATGAAAAATTAGGTATAATGAAATACAAAGCGGTTATTTTAAGCCGATCTCAATTGATATCTGTCGGATGTTTTATAAACTTTTCTGGCAACGCATAGTTGTCGAGTGCGTACTTGGCAATTCGGTTCGGTTTTTTTATGGAGTCCCGAATTTATCTGGAACATCTCCTTGTTTGAACGATCACCTTGATCCAACCTTGCTGGTGCGGCGTATCGGTGGTGTGTAATCTGACCCCTTGCTTATGTTTCCTATTTTAATGTGGGTTTGGTCTCTAATATGCGTACAGTTCTATTCCAAATATCTCCACTCATCCTGATTACCTCTATACTATCAATCTCGACATATCTCTTTGCTAGCCTATATTCAGTTAGTCATTTATCATTTGAAGGATGGGCTAATCGAGTTATATATTTTCCAATTTTGTTTTTCCTCTGTTTTATTGTTACAGGTATCATTGAGTCTTTTTTCGCTTTGTCTGATTTCATTGATCCGAAAAATGGACAAGTCAACATTCGTGACCTCTGGAAAGAAACACTTTTCAAACTTAATCCATGGAGTGGTGTTGTAGTCTCCAGCCTCATGGGTTTAGGAATAATTGGTTGTGCGAATCTTGCCGAAATTTATCGTACTATCACCGTTGTATGGTATGACAATATCTTGTGGACAATTGAAAAGCCTTTGTTTGTTAAACTTATCGGCTCTTGGGTTGATGTTCCAGAATTATGGGATCATGTCTATTTCTCACTATGGGTTTTTGTTTTTATTTCGATGGCTATTGTGTACAGATTTTGCCCTCTCCAACGATTTGTGCAAGTGGCCATGGCAGTTGTAATTGCCTTTTACATTACTCGATGTTCAAATTTACTTTTCCCTACAGCTGGGCCAGCATTTTATAATAGTGAATTATTCAATCTTGCTGGAACCCATTGTGCCAAAATGCAGCAACTTTTGAGATTGTATATGGATGGTCAAGTGACGCAAAATGGATTAATGCCGGGGACTATGGCGATGCCCAGCCTTCATGTTGGGTTGATGGGCATAGCCGTTTGGCAACTTGCTCACATTTGGCGTAGGACTTTGTGGGTAACAATTCCATGGTTCCTGATGGTTTGGATGTCTACGGTAATGCTGGGATGGCATTATGTATTAGATGGGATTGGTGGCATCATTGTTATCGCAATAGCAATGCTCATCGCCCGCATAATATTTTGTGTATGGAGCTTTTTCGGAGTAAGGGGTTTCCCTTTAAGAAATCTAGCCTCGCAAAACAAATCTGCGGCATAATCTGGTACTGCGCCAGTTCGTTCCAGCTTTCACACCAAATAAAACCTCTATCCGTTATGTTTTGTGAAGTGCTTTTGTGAGGGACCTGACAGCTATGCGGAGAACAATGATAGTTATGCCTCCCGTATGGAACAGATTGTCTCCATGTTTTAAATAAGTTTGGTAGTTCACTTTGCAAAAGGTATTGTAATAGAGATGAACAGATATGACTTATAGTATAGGAGGAAGCCATATGAATGCACTGCCGATACACACGGATACCTATGGTGCTTACGCTTATACCGTTTATCGCGAAGAAGGCGATGGCCAGTATTTCATGATGATCAACGGTGAGCCTTATATGGAAAATGGTGTGATTTTCAAAGCCGGGTTCGCGGAGGTTTGTGCGAAACTGGAGGAAGTCAAGGTGCAGAAGGGCCCAGGGGGTGACGAGGCCTGAGATATCGGCAACATAACCCTGGATTCAAGCGGTGGATCGAGAAGCGGTGGTCATGAAGACTGCCGCTTTTTTATATCATGGAAAACGCCCAAGGCTCATGGTGCTGATGCTTTATGGAACTACGTCCCCATTCAGCGTGAGGGAAGATTAGAATGCCTTGCTTTTTGTGTGCCGACAAATTAATATGATTAAATCTTGTCGCGCGGTGGTACCGTTTCATCTGCGCGGAGGTTTCCGTCTATCGAGCTTTGGGAATTGCCAATTGTTCTTGAGGAAGCTTTATGGCCAGGTCTTCTTTGTTTTTCGCCTTGATTCTGATCGCCATGGTGGTCGTTGTCGGTTATACGGTGAGTTGTTGTCTGGACAAGGTCGTAGCGGCAACCAGCTGTGCTTTCTAGCCCGGTTCGTTCAGGTGCCGTCGCATTACCCTCCCTTAAACAGATGCCCGGTCGGCTGTTTGCGTCGGGCTACTTTACGTTTCGGATGGACAGCTCCAGTTTATCCAACTCCAGCATGCGGTCGCGCAGCTCCGCAGCTTTTTCAAACTCCAGATTGGCCGCCGCAGCCAGCATTTCCTCCTTAACCCGGGCGATTTCGTTTTTGACATCCTGAGGTGTGTGATAGTCGCCAAGCTCTTCGGCGACCTGCGGCAGTTCCACATAGTCCTTTTCGGCTATATCTTCGAGGATCGAGCGCAGTGATTTCTTGACGGTCTGCGGAGTGATGCCGTGCTCTTCGTTGTAAGCCAACTGGGCTGTGCGGCGTCGTTCGGTTTCATCGAGGCAGGCGCGCATGGAGCGGGTGATCCGGTCGGCGTACATGATGACCCGGCCGGCGACATTCCGCGCGGCGCGCCCGCAAGTCTGGATCAGCGACCGTTCGGAGCGTAAAAAGCCCTCTTTATCCGCATCCAGAATGGCGACCAGCGATACCTCGGGGATATCGAGCCCCTCGCGCAGCAGGTTGATGCCAACCAGCACATCGAACAGCCCCTCGCGCAGCTCGCGCAGGATCTGCATACGTTCCACGGTATCGATATCGGAGTGCAGATACCGCACCTTTATGCCGAGTTCACCAAGGTAGCCGGTGAGTTCCTCGGCCATGCGCTTGGTAAGGGTGGTGACCAGGACTCTTTCGTTCTGTTTGATGGTGAGGCGTATTTCGTGAATAAGGTCGTCGACCTGATCTTTGGCCGGTCTTACATCGATGGGCGGGTCGAGCAGCCCGGTGGGGCGAATGATCTGCTCGACCACCACGCCATCGGCCTTGCGCAATTCGTAGTCGGCCGGGGTTGCCGAGACATAGATGGTCTGAATGCCCTTGGCTTCGAATTCCTCAAAGGTCAAGGGACGGTTATCGAGGGCTGACGGCATGCGAAAGCCGTAGCGTACCAGGGTCTCTTTGCGCGAGCGGTCGCCTCGGTACATGGCACCGATCTGCGAGACGGTGACGTGGGACTCGTCGATGAACAGAAGTGCATCGTCGGGGAAGTAGTCGAACAGGGTGGCGGGCGGCTGGCCGGCCTGGCGTCCGTCCAGGAACCGTGAATAGTTCTCTATTCCCTGGCAGTAGCCCATCTCTTCGATCATTTCGATGTCGAACATGGTCCGTTGCTCAATGCGTTGCGCCTCCAGCAGCATGTTGTTTTCCCGGAACCAGGTGAGACGTTCACGCAACTCGTCCTGGATCTCGCGAATAGCGCGATCGAGGGTTGGGCGGGTGGCCACGTAATGACTGGCGGGAAAGACTGCAGTGCGCTCCAAACGGTCGAGTACTTTGCCGCGCAGCGGATCGATTTCGCAAATGGCATCGATTTCGTCGCCGAAAAACTCGATGCGCAGGGCGCGTTTTTCTTCGTAGGCCGGGAAGATTTCCACCGTGTCGCCACGCACCCGGAAAGTACCGCGGTGAAAGTCGACATCGTTGCGATCGTACTGAATCTCCACCAGGTTTTTGAGTAAGGCATTGCGGTCAAGCTGCATGCCAGTTTCCAGGCGGATAAGCATGCCGTAATAAGCTTCAGGGGAACCGAGACCGTAGATGCAGGATACCGACGAGACGATCAGCACGTCGTTGCGGCTGAGCAGGCTGCGCGTGGCGCTGTGGCGCATCTTGTCGATCTCTTCATTGATGGAGGAATCTTTTTCGATGAAGGTGTCGGTGGTCGGTACGTAGGCTTCGGGCTGGTAGTAGTCGTAGTAGGAGACGAAGTACTCGACGGCATTGTCCGGAAACAGCTCCTTGAACTCGCCGTACAGCTGTGCCGCCAGGGTTTTGTTGTGGGCGAGGACCAGGGTGGGGCGTTGCACCTGTGCCACGACGTTTGCCATGGTGAAGGTCTTGCCCGAACCGGTGACGCCGAGCAACACCTGGTGTTTGTCGCCACGCTGCAATCCGGTCGACAGTTCTTCGATGGCCTGTGGCTGATCGCCCCGCGGCTGGTAATTCGATTTAAGATTGAATTTAGCCATGATGGAGAAGTTTATACCGTTACGATGAAAAAAGAAACCCGTCGTGCTTTGCCGTCGGGCCGGGGCTGGCCGGGAGGCATAAAAGAAGGGCCACCCTTGCGAGGTGGCCCTGTTTATCTAGGCAAAAGATGCGGACTTTAACGCGCCTTCCAGGCGGTGCCCTGCGGTCCGTCGAGGAGCTGAATGCCTTTGGCGGCAAGCTCGTCGCGAATTTCGTCGGCACGGGCAAAGTCTTTGTTCTTGCGGGCTTCCTGGCGCTGCCGGATGAAATCCTCAATGTCGGATTCCGTATAACCGGTGGTCGCCAGCATGGCCAGATTCATCTGTTTGAGCCAGGCTGCCGGATCGGAAACAAACAGCCCCAGAACCCCGCCGAGTTTCAGCAGCGCATCGTACAGCGCGCGAACCTGAGCAACCTTTTCGCGGTTTTTGCGGAAGCCTTTTTCCGTGATCAGGCGATTGATGGTGCGCACTGCGTCAAACAGGTGTCCAATGGCAGCGGCGGTATTGAAGTCATCGTCCATGGCTTCGCGGAATACATTTTCCAGCGTTGCACCGGCTTCCGAGGTAACGTCGCCTGGCGGGCAGGCGGCCAGCACTTCGCTGGCGGCATGGAGCCCTTCATAGAAACGACTCAACCCCAAACGGGCGTCCTGAAGGTTCTGATCGGAGAAGTCGATGGGTGAGCGGTAGTGCGCCGTCAGGATGAAGAAACGCAAAACCTCGGGGTCGTAGGTCTGGAGTATGTCCCGGATGGTGAAGAAGTTACCCAGGGACTTGCTCATCTTCTCCTGGTTGACATTGACGAAGCCGTTGTGCAGCCAGTATTTGACGAAGGGTTTGCCGGTGGCTCCTTCGCTCTGGGCGATTTCGTTCTCGTGGTGGGGGAACACCAGGTCCTTGCCGCCGCCATGGATATCGAAGGATTCGCCGAGGTACTCCATGGACATGGCGGAACATTCGATGTGCCAGCCGGGACGACCGGGTCCCCAGGGGCTTTCCCAGGAAGGTTCCCCCGGTTTGGCTGCTTTCCAAAGTGCGAAGTCCATCGGGTTTCGCTTCTGTTCGCCGGGTGTGATGCGGGCACCGGAGCGCATTTCGTCCATATTCCGTTTGCTCAGTTTGAGGTAGGAAGGGAAGTCCTCCACCGAAAAATAGACGTCTCCCTGGGACTCGTAGGCGATGCCGCGATCGATCAGGCGTTGTA
This DNA window, taken from Syntrophotalea carbinolica DSM 2380, encodes the following:
- a CDS encoding phosphatase PAP2 family protein, translating into MSDFIDPKNGQVNIRDLWKETLFKLNPWSGVVVSSLMGLGIIGCANLAEIYRTITVVWYDNILWTIEKPLFVKLIGSWVDVPELWDHVYFSLWVFVFISMAIVYRFCPLQRFVQVAMAVVIAFYITRCSNLLFPTAGPAFYNSELFNLAGTHCAKMQQLLRLYMDGQVTQNGLMPGTMAMPSLHVGLMGIAVWQLAHIWRRTLWVTIPWFLMVWMSTVMLGWHYVLDGIGGIIVIAIAMLIARIIFCVWSFFGVRGFPLRNLASQNKSAA
- the uvrB gene encoding excinuclease ABC subunit UvrB codes for the protein MAKFNLKSNYQPRGDQPQAIEELSTGLQRGDKHQVLLGVTGSGKTFTMANVVAQVQRPTLVLAHNKTLAAQLYGEFKELFPDNAVEYFVSYYDYYQPEAYVPTTDTFIEKDSSINEEIDKMRHSATRSLLSRNDVLIVSSVSCIYGLGSPEAYYGMLIRLETGMQLDRNALLKNLVEIQYDRNDVDFHRGTFRVRGDTVEIFPAYEEKRALRIEFFGDEIDAICEIDPLRGKVLDRLERTAVFPASHYVATRPTLDRAIREIQDELRERLTWFRENNMLLEAQRIEQRTMFDIEMIEEMGYCQGIENYSRFLDGRQAGQPPATLFDYFPDDALLFIDESHVTVSQIGAMYRGDRSRKETLVRYGFRMPSALDNRPLTFEEFEAKGIQTIYVSATPADYELRKADGVVVEQIIRPTGLLDPPIDVRPAKDQVDDLIHEIRLTIKQNERVLVTTLTKRMAEELTGYLGELGIKVRYLHSDIDTVERMQILRELREGLFDVLVGINLLREGLDIPEVSLVAILDADKEGFLRSERSLIQTCGRAARNVAGRVIMYADRITRSMRACLDETERRRTAQLAYNEEHGITPQTVKKSLRSILEDIAEKDYVELPQVAEELGDYHTPQDVKNEIARVKEEMLAAAANLEFEKAAELRDRMLELDKLELSIRNVK
- the cysS gene encoding cysteine--tRNA ligase codes for the protein MSLRVYNTMTGRKEEFEPLQPGKVGMYVCGVTVYDYCHIGHARANVVFDIIYRYLQFIGFDVTYVRNYTDVDDKIIKRANERGISSDTLAGEFIQAFDEDMNRLGLAEPTIQPKATCHIDHIVNLVQRLIDRGIAYESQGDVYFSVEDFPSYLKLSKRNMDEMRSGARITPGEQKRNPMDFALWKAAKPGEPSWESPWGPGRPGWHIECSAMSMEYLGESFDIHGGGKDLVFPHHENEIAQSEGATGKPFVKYWLHNGFVNVNQEKMSKSLGNFFTIRDILQTYDPEVLRFFILTAHYRSPIDFSDQNLQDARLGLSRFYEGLHAASEVLAACPPGDVTSEAGATLENVFREAMDDDFNTAAAIGHLFDAVRTINRLITEKGFRKNREKVAQVRALYDALLKLGGVLGLFVSDPAAWLKQMNLAMLATTGYTESDIEDFIRQRQEARKNKDFARADEIRDELAAKGIQLLDGPQGTAWKAR